A window of Candidatus Neomarinimicrobiota bacterium contains these coding sequences:
- a CDS encoding TonB-dependent receptor, whose translation RYDFYNFNTEYYADKFSPHRVEGTTNVINKEEAEKGKTKFTSLLEPRIGLSFPISEKSVLYLNYGVFLQRPPFERIYTNIITVNKTEPNYYELGNPRLKPMRTISYDMGISRILPGGFNLNVSAYLKDVSNLIQYSYYEDLNGYFYYTFDNREYADVKGFYVSLEKSYGNISGYIKYNYESDKGKAAEDIGGGGARSRYYEADPGLTVQNPPEDIYLDYNRLHRIVASLNLLVPGGIKLIEGTNVNITYRFLSGRPFTYDEKGLGLRMNKRTPDEHHLNFRIAKTFEIDNVKATFFFEGYNMLNYMVFNYDRVFGSMQGGEFVERYVKYESGEISLEEFLTDNDFYPFITSLDAYLISNQPRHYRVGITFNF comes from the coding sequence GAGATATGATTTCTACAATTTTAATACTGAATATTATGCGGATAAATTTTCTCCTCATAGAGTTGAAGGGACTACGAATGTTATAAACAAAGAAGAGGCAGAAAAGGGAAAAACGAAATTTACTTCTTTATTAGAACCAAGAATAGGTTTGTCATTTCCAATCTCTGAAAAGTCTGTCTTGTATTTAAATTATGGTGTATTTTTACAAAGACCACCATTTGAAAGGATTTATACCAATATTATAACTGTTAATAAGACTGAGCCTAACTACTATGAGTTAGGAAATCCAAGACTAAAGCCCATGAGGACAATATCATATGATATGGGCATTTCCAGAATATTGCCTGGAGGATTTAATCTCAATGTCAGCGCTTATTTAAAAGATGTGAGTAATTTGATCCAGTATTCATATTATGAGGATCTGAATGGTTATTTCTATTATACCTTTGATAATAGAGAATATGCTGATGTAAAGGGGTTTTATGTAAGTCTTGAAAAAAGTTATGGTAATATATCTGGTTATATAAAATATAACTATGAATCTGATAAAGGAAAGGCAGCTGAAGATATTGGAGGTGGCGGTGCAAGGTCAAGATATTATGAAGCTGATCCGGGTTTAACTGTACAAAATCCACCGGAGGATATCTATTTAGACTATAACAGGTTACATAGAATTGTTGCCAGTTTAAATTTATTGGTTCCAGGTGGTATTAAGCTAATAGAGGGAACAAATGTAAATATTACTTACAGATTCTTGAGCGGTAGACCGTTCACTTATGATGAGAAAGGATTGGGACTGAGAATGAATAAAAGAACTCCCGATGAACATCATTTAAATTTTAGAATAGCTAAAACTTTTGAAATAGATAATGTTAAAGCCACCTTCTTCTTTGAAGGTTATAATATGTTGAACTACATGGTTTTCAATTATGATAGAGTATTTGGCTCAATGCAGGGTGGTGAGTTTGTGGAAAGATATGTAAAATATGAAAGTGGTGAAATTTCTTTAGAGGAATTTTTAACAGATAATGATTTTTATCCATTTATAACCAGTCTTGATGCATATTTGATTAGTAATCAGCCAAGGCATTATAGAGTGGGAATAACTTTCAATTTTTAA